From a single Arachnia propionica genomic region:
- a CDS encoding sugar ABC transporter permease, protein MSRRPRTKAPDLGTLKVRGRRALPLYAAVSPYYLLFALFSAAPILFTAFISVTNWSGLGDFQIIGLKNFEYLLTDKLFWKSFGNTLILWVMSTVPCLTLATLVALALNSTTRFSNTYRVAYLLPNVTSMVAMGILFSSIFSSNFGLANALLNVIGAGKIPWLQTEWGIKIAISTLSAWSFVGYNALIILAGLQAIPKDIYEAASLEGAGPVRQFFHITLPLLRPIVMFVTIMSTIGSLQSFTESQVLTSSKAGSAAASGGVGNSGLTMVMYFYSVAFQENRYGYGAAIAWGIVVIVMVFAIINFFATRERRA, encoded by the coding sequence ATGTCCCGCCGGCCCCGTACGAAGGCACCCGACCTCGGAACGCTCAAGGTGCGGGGCCGGCGCGCGTTGCCGCTCTACGCGGCGGTCTCCCCGTACTACCTGCTATTCGCGCTTTTCTCGGCTGCTCCCATCCTGTTCACCGCATTCATCTCGGTGACGAACTGGAGTGGCCTTGGCGATTTTCAGATCATCGGTCTGAAGAACTTCGAATACCTCCTGACGGACAAACTGTTTTGGAAGTCCTTCGGCAACACCTTGATCCTGTGGGTGATGTCCACCGTGCCGTGCCTCACCCTTGCCACTCTCGTCGCTTTGGCCCTCAACAGCACCACACGTTTCTCCAACACCTACCGGGTGGCGTATCTGCTGCCGAACGTGACCTCGATGGTGGCGATGGGCATCCTGTTCAGCTCGATTTTCTCCAGCAACTTTGGCCTGGCGAACGCGCTGCTCAACGTGATTGGAGCGGGCAAGATTCCGTGGCTCCAGACCGAATGGGGTATCAAGATCGCGATCTCGACGCTGTCGGCGTGGAGTTTCGTCGGCTACAACGCCCTGATCATTCTGGCAGGTCTGCAGGCGATCCCGAAAGACATCTACGAGGCCGCGTCCCTGGAGGGAGCAGGCCCGGTGCGGCAGTTTTTCCACATCACCCTGCCGCTGCTGCGACCGATCGTGATGTTCGTGACGATCATGTCCACAATCGGATCGCTCCAGTCGTTCACCGAATCCCAGGTGCTCACCAGCTCCAAGGCGGGAAGCGCCGCCGCCAGTGGGGGAGTAGGGAATTCCGGTCTCACCATGGTCATGTATTTCTATTCGGTGGCTTTCCAAGAGAACCGCTACGGCTACGGTGCCGCCATCGCCTGGGGCATTGTCGTGATCGTGATGGTGTTCGCGATCATCAACTTCTTCGCGACGAGGGAGCGCCGGGCATGA
- a CDS encoding ABC transporter substrate-binding protein produces the protein MLTEPITRRGVIALGGIAPLAAFLSGCSTAPAGSEGTSSGDGSQIVLWTWPEGFSAAVLDSVTKAFPGVSLRQDVIGGDFKQKLTTTFQAGSGLPAITGVKGEDIAFFASQPDFFIDLNTLGAESRKGEFLDWKWAQATAADGRQLGIPIDIGPTALFYRFDVFEKLGLPHEPETLAAAIRTWDEYFNLGVEMVGKEAGTFLVRNLSTVFETAVKQTGKNFVDSSGKFIGVEEHIHSAWNTAVKAHTLGISAGAKSDSPDTQAAVAAGKLPADIGASWHLSDLKVDAPDTAGTWHVCAHPGDATNNGGSFLTIPKGTADAAKAFEVIMHILNADNQIVEYEDKGNFPANSTAFTSEALHAPTEFLGGQVGAEVFAKAAETVRPLYEHKFNNTVSGPFSAELELVEASNKDPEQAWNDAVEQAKRLAEQNGLTL, from the coding sequence ATGCTCACCGAACCAATCACACGACGCGGTGTGATCGCCTTGGGCGGTATCGCACCGCTGGCTGCTTTCCTGAGCGGCTGTTCCACTGCTCCGGCTGGTTCGGAGGGCACATCCAGCGGGGACGGTTCACAGATTGTGTTGTGGACCTGGCCCGAGGGTTTCTCCGCCGCGGTGCTCGATTCCGTGACCAAGGCCTTCCCTGGCGTGTCTCTGCGACAGGATGTCATCGGTGGCGACTTCAAACAGAAACTCACCACGACCTTCCAGGCCGGTTCCGGTTTGCCGGCGATCACGGGCGTCAAGGGGGAGGACATCGCTTTTTTCGCTTCCCAGCCCGACTTCTTCATCGACCTCAACACGCTGGGCGCCGAATCCCGCAAGGGGGAGTTCCTGGACTGGAAATGGGCTCAGGCCACAGCGGCCGATGGCAGGCAGCTGGGTATCCCGATCGACATCGGGCCCACCGCTTTGTTCTATCGCTTCGATGTCTTCGAGAAGCTGGGTTTGCCCCATGAACCCGAGACGCTGGCGGCAGCCATCCGTACCTGGGACGAATACTTCAACCTGGGTGTCGAGATGGTAGGGAAGGAAGCGGGCACCTTCTTGGTACGAAACCTCTCCACCGTCTTCGAGACGGCGGTAAAGCAGACGGGTAAGAACTTCGTGGACTCGTCCGGGAAGTTCATCGGCGTCGAGGAACACATCCATTCCGCCTGGAACACCGCTGTCAAGGCCCACACGCTGGGTATCAGCGCCGGGGCCAAATCCGATAGCCCCGACACTCAGGCCGCGGTCGCAGCCGGGAAACTGCCTGCCGACATCGGGGCCTCCTGGCATCTGTCCGACCTGAAGGTGGATGCACCCGATACCGCCGGCACGTGGCACGTGTGCGCGCATCCCGGTGATGCCACCAACAACGGCGGCTCTTTCCTGACCATCCCGAAGGGCACCGCTGATGCAGCGAAGGCTTTCGAGGTGATCATGCACATTCTGAACGCCGACAATCAGATCGTCGAGTACGAGGACAAGGGAAACTTCCCGGCGAATTCTACGGCCTTCACGTCCGAGGCGCTTCACGCACCGACGGAGTTCCTGGGCGGTCAGGTGGGTGCCGAGGTGTTTGCGAAGGCCGCCGAGACGGTGCGTCCCTTGTACGAACACAAGTTCAACAACACTGTCAGCGGACCTTTCAGCGCGGAACTGGAATTGGTGGAGGCCAGCAACAAGGATCCCGAGCAGGCCTGGAACGATGCCGTTGAGCAGGCCAAACGGCTCGCCGAGCAGAATGGTTTGACCCTCTGA
- a CDS encoding DeoR/GlpR family DNA-binding transcription regulator yields MIKEARQRALLEQLREHQVASTATLSEALKASTTTVRRDLDELSALGLIVRVFGGARLASENPLAEKVDDPFDEVLARGDEGKRAIAGLVAQRITPGNTVFLEAGTTTYRVAEKLLEHDLTVVTNSLRIADLLVTNPRTELIMLGGHVNREYMSVQGATTTAEIANLQIDVAVLGCSGVGERAVVRDTDPRGREIKLAARRHASRVLLVAGHDKFPGIGAYNAIDVGDVDLLITDHPLPTAFTTLPTEVLHP; encoded by the coding sequence GTGATCAAAGAGGCTCGTCAGCGCGCTCTCCTGGAGCAGCTGCGCGAACACCAGGTGGCCAGCACCGCCACTTTGTCTGAGGCTCTCAAGGCCTCGACCACCACCGTGCGCCGGGACCTCGACGAACTGAGCGCTCTGGGCTTGATCGTGCGGGTCTTCGGAGGAGCCCGACTGGCTTCCGAGAACCCACTCGCGGAGAAAGTGGACGATCCTTTCGACGAGGTGCTCGCCCGCGGTGACGAGGGCAAACGCGCGATAGCCGGACTGGTCGCCCAGCGGATCACGCCGGGCAACACCGTTTTCCTGGAGGCCGGAACCACCACCTACCGCGTAGCAGAGAAACTGTTGGAGCACGACCTGACCGTGGTGACGAATTCATTGCGTATCGCCGACCTGCTGGTCACCAATCCCAGAACTGAACTGATCATGCTGGGCGGGCACGTCAATCGCGAGTACATGTCCGTCCAGGGAGCCACCACGACAGCAGAGATCGCCAACCTTCAGATCGACGTCGCGGTGCTCGGCTGCTCCGGCGTCGGCGAACGCGCCGTCGTACGCGACACCGACCCGAGGGGTCGCGAGATCAAACTTGCCGCCCGCCGGCACGCCTCCCGCGTGCTCCTCGTCGCCGGCCACGACAAGTTCCCAGGAATCGGCGCCTACAACGCCATTGACGTCGGAGACGTGGATCTGTTGATCACCGACCATCCCCTGCCCACTGCTTTCACTACTCTGCCCACGGAGGTGCTGCACCCGTGA